Within the Microbacterium sp. 1S1 genome, the region GAGACGTGATCCTCCTGCATCGCCGAGGACGGGATCGAGTCCACGGAAGCCGGGACGGCGAGGCGTTTGAGCTCGGACACGATCCCCGCCGCCGCGTACTGCGCGATCATCAGGCCGGAGTCCACGCCGACCTCAGCCGCCAGAAACGGCGGGAGTCCATGGTTGCGGGCGGGGTCGAGCGCCCGGTCCGTGCGACGTTCCGAGACGGAGGCGACGTCGGCGACGGAGATCGCGAGGAAGTCGAGGACGGCGGCGACCGGAGCGCCGTGGAAGTTGCCGTTCGATTCGATGCGCCCGTCGAGGGTGATGATCGGGTTGTCGATGACGCTGGCGAGCTCGCGCTCCGCGATCATCGCGGCGTGGCCGAGGGTGTCGCGGGCGGCCCCATGCACCTGGGGCGAACACCGGAGAGAGTAGGCGTCCTGGACTCGGCCGTCCTCCGGGCCCTTGTGGCTGGCGACCATCGGCGACCCGGCGAGCAGCCCCCGGAGATTGTTCGCGGAGACCGCCTGCCCCGCCTGGGGCCGCAGCGCCATCAGATCGGCGGCGAACACCGCGTCGGTGCCGAGCTGCGACTCGACCGACATCGCCGCGGCCACGTCCGCCGTGAGGAGCAGCATCTCGAGGTCGTGGAGCGCGAGCACCAGCGTGCCGAGCATCCCGTCCGTTCCGTTGATGAGGGCGAGGCCCTCTTTCTCGACGAGGGTGAGCGGGGTGATGCCAGCCTGGGTGAGAGCGTCGGCCGCGTCGACGAGACGTCCCTCCGCGTCACGCACTTCCCCCTCCCCCATGGCTGCGAGGGCGATATGGGCGAGCGGGGCGAGGTCTCCGGAGCAGCCCAGCGACCCGTACTCGCGGACCACCGGGACGATGCCCGCGTTGAGCATCGCCGCAAAGGTCTCCACGACGACCGGACGCACGCCCGTGCGTCCCGAGGCGAGAGTCTGCAACCGCAGCAGCTGGAGACCGCGCACCACCTCGCGCTCCACCTCGGGACCGGTACCGGCGGCGTGAGAGCGGATCAGG harbors:
- the hutH gene encoding histidine ammonia-lyase, with translation MNDLPPVIVGAAPLSPLEVVRVVRHDAPVRVDEAALTRVAETRQVIDGLAADPHPHYGVSTGFGALATTFIAPERRLQLQASLIRSHAAGTGPEVEREVVRGLQLLRLQTLASGRTGVRPVVVETFAAMLNAGIVPVVREYGSLGCSGDLAPLAHIALAAMGEGEVRDAEGRLVDAADALTQAGITPLTLVEKEGLALINGTDGMLGTLVLALHDLEMLLLTADVAAAMSVESQLGTDAVFAADLMALRPQAGQAVSANNLRGLLAGSPMVASHKGPEDGRVQDAYSLRCSPQVHGAARDTLGHAAMIAERELASVIDNPIITLDGRIESNGNFHGAPVAAVLDFLAISVADVASVSERRTDRALDPARNHGLPPFLAAEVGVDSGLMIAQYAAAGIVSELKRLAVPASVDSIPSSAMQEDHVSMGWAAARKLCRAIDGLSRVLAIEILTSARALDLRAPLQAGPATGAVRDLVRTVAGGPGPDRHLSPEMEAVTALVQSGAIARVAKEHMHD